One Paroedura picta isolate Pp20150507F chromosome 3, Ppicta_v3.0, whole genome shotgun sequence genomic window carries:
- the LOC143832574 gene encoding uncharacterized protein LOC143832574 → MLSTPSDLASQYCRTTLVMRLDSNCGVSTSCVSSLFCVLLIMICLFLCPATQSPSKLATAPEREEGEEEGPSTSGQAAAETVEARLRAMEARVTSLEAQVAELKGEIEQHRQQREAEELKKKEDEELFRRKVRGTVGRLCRRVRAMEGAGEGSGGT, encoded by the exons atgctgtcaaccccctcagacttagccagccagtactgtagaaccactttggttatgcgcttagactctaactgtggtgtgtccaccagctgtgtttcatctctgttttgtgtgcttttaattatgatttgtctttttctttgcccagccacacaatcaccatccaagctggcaacagcacctgagcgtgaggagggggaggaagagggaccttccacctcgggacaggctgcag ctgaaactgtggaggcaaggctgcgtgccatggaggccagagttacttccctggaggctcaagtggcggagctgaaaggggagattgagcagcacaggcaacagagggaggcggaagagc ttaagaagaaggaggacgaagagctcttccggcgcaaagttagggggaccgtgggacggctgtgcaggagagttagggcgatggaaggggctggggaggggagcggtgggacctga